GCGCCGTTGCCAAGGGCAGTTTCGGCGCCCCGGGCGACGCGCTCACCTTCCGCATCGACGCGCCGCAGCTTTCTGCCCTGGGGCCCGGCTTCGGCGGCGCCATGCGCGGCGCGGGCACGCTGTCGGGCAGCATGGATGCGCCGTCCGTCAATGCCACCCTCGACGGCCAGAACCTGAAATTCTTCGGCCAGCACAGCATCGGTTCGATCAAGGCCAGCGCCAACGTGGGCTCCGGCCGTGGCGCGGCCGATCCCCTGGTAACTGATATCGTCATCACCGACTACGCCATGGGCGAGCGCCGCATCGACGCGGCGCGCCTGCAAAGCAGCGGCACCCGCGGCGCCCACACCATCAGCTTCTCGGGTCGCAACGCTGCCGGCGAAGCCAGTGGTGAAGTGCGCGGCGGCTTGAACGGCAATGTCTGGAAGGGCACTATCGCCGCGCTCCAGAACAAGGGGCGCTATGCCTTTACCCTGCGCTCACCGGTGCCGGTGCGCATTGCCGGCGCGCCGGGGTCCGGCCTCATGGGCCTGATGTCGCCCGCCTCCCTTTCGGTGGGCAATGCCGTCATCGCCCTGCCGGCCGGATCGATCAATCTTGCATCGCTCGAAAAATCGGCAGGCCGCTGGACCAGCAAGGGCTCAGCCTCCGGCGTGCCGCTCAATTATCTGGCCCAGTTTTCGCCGGCCATGCGCGAGAATCTGACCGGCGACCTGACCATCGGGGCCGACTGGGCATTCGACATGCGCGCCCCGGTGGCCAAGGGCGCGGCGCCGGCCCTGAGCGGATCGTTCCACGTGTTCCGCGAAAAGGGTGACCTCATCGTCGGCAACGAAGTACCGGTGGTGCTTGACCTGCGCACGCTCGATCTGCGCGCCGACGTCGTCGGTGGCGCGCTGCGCACCCAGTTGCGCTTTGACGGGGCCAAGGCTGGCCAGGCCACGGTTGACGCCACCACCACCCTGGTGCGGGGCCGCCTCAACAACGCCAGCCCGATGCGCATGACGGTCAATGCCGACATGACCTCGGTGGCATGGATGGCGCCTCTTGCGGGCCAGCCGGGACTGGAGCTTGGCGGCAGCCTGAAAATGGCCCTGACCGGCGGCGGCACCATTGGCAATCCGACCTTGAATGGCACCATCAATGGCGACAACCTGGCGGTACGCTGGGCCGAACAGGGCGTCAAGCTGCGCAACGGCCAGCTGCGCGCCCAGCTGGCGGGCGACCAGCTGCTGCTGCAGCGGCTCGCGTTCGACGGTGTGCAGGGCACCGCGACGGCCGACGGCAATGTGCGTTTCTCCGGTGGCGAAGCGACCATGCAGCTCAAGCTGGTGGCCGACAAGCTGGAAATCCTGTCGCGCCCTGACCGCACCCTGGTCATCACCGGCCAGAGCACGCTGCTGCGAAACGCGCAGCGCTTTTCGCTGGAAGGCAAGTTCCGCGCCGACCGCGCGCTGATCGAACTGGCGCCACAGGACCGCCCGACCCTGTCAGACGACGTGATTGTCCTCGGCCGCACGGCCAAGGCCACCAAGGTGGACCAGACCCCGGCCATCGAGACCATGCCCCTGGCACTGGACATGCAGCTTGACCTGGGCGACTACTTCCGCCTGCGCGGCATGGGCATCAACGCCGAGCTGACGGGCCAGGTCCACCTGCGCGGCACGGCGGAGGCGCCACGCGCCAACGGCACCATCCGCGTGGTCAGCGGCACCTACAAGGCGTACGGCCAGAACCTGACCATCGAACGCGGCGTGCTGACCTTCAGCGGCCGGGTCGACAACCCGGCCCTGAACATCCTGGCCGTGCGCCGCCGTCCCGACAGCGAGCCGCTGTCCGAGACCAATGTGCAGGCCGGCGTGGAAGTGCACGGCACGGCCCTGTCGCCGGTGGCCAAGCTGGTCTCCACGCCAAATGTCTCGGACAGCGAAAAACTGTCATGGCTGGTGCTGGGCCATGGCATGGAAGGCATTTCGGGCAATGAGAAAAGCGTGCTGACCGCAGCGGCGGGCGCGCTGCTGGGCGGGAAAGGCGGCGGCTTCCAGTCGCGCCTGGCCAATTCGCTCGGGGTCGATGAACTTGGACTGTCATCGGCAGATGGCCTGGAAAGTACCGTGGTCACGGTCGGCAAGCGCCTGTCCTCGCGCGCCTACCTGAGCTTTGAACAAGGCGCGACCTCGGCATCGAGCCTGGTCAAGCTGCGCTACAAGCTCACGCCCAAGATTACATTGCAGTTCCAGACCGGCACCAATACCGCGCTCGACATTCTGTACACCTGGGCCTACGACTAGCGGCGCAGGCTGGTCGCTGCAGCCCAGGCGCCGCATCAGTGCAGGTAGGGCTTGTGGTCCGGTACCGGCTCGTCATCGTTGGGAAGCTGGACCGGCGGATGGTGCGGATGGGGATTGTCGAACGGCTCGGGCTGCGGATTGTCTTCGACTGGCACCGGATCAGGCGCGCGGTGCAGGTGGTAAGGAACGGGATTCATGGTCTGTGCACTCCTGTTTAAGAAGTGACGACATTACCATGAGTGACGTTCCGGGTTCGCCCGGTACAGGGCGAACCGGCTCGGTGACTGCAGGGTTACGGCCTGGCGTTCTTGACGTACTTGTCGAGCCAGGCGTTGGTTTCGTACAGCATGTGCATGATCGATTCGCGCGCCCGGTAGCCGTGGCTTTCATTGGGCAGCATCACCAGGCGCGCAGTCCCGCCCAGGCCTTTCACGGCCTGGAACATGCGCTCGCTCTGCATCGGGAAGGTACCGGAATTATTGTCCTGTTCGCCGTGGATCAGCAGCAGCGCATCCTTGATCTTGTCGGCGCTGTTAAAGGGCGACATGGTCTGGTACACATTGGGCGCCTTCCAGTACTGGCGGTCTTCGGACTGGAATCCGAACGGCGTCAGGGTGCGGTTGTAGGCGCCGCTGCGCGCCACGCCGGCCTTGAACAGGCGCGAATGCGCCAGCAGGTTGCCGGTCATGAAGGCGCCGTACGAGTGGCCACCCACGGCAATGCGGTCGCGGTCCGCCACGCCGCGGCGCACCACTTCATCGACCGCCGCCTGGGCACTGGAGACGAGCTGCGGCAGGTAGGTGTCGTTCGGCTCCGCGTCCCCTGCACCCACGATCGGCATCGACAGGTTGTCCAGCACTGCGTAGCCCATCGCCAGCATCGGCGCCGGTCCCTGGAAACTGATCGCATTGAAGCGGTAGGGCGAACCGGTGGTCTGGCTGGCCGCGCTGGCGCTCTTGAATTCCTGCGGGTAGGCCCACATCAGCATTGGCAGCGGACCGTCGCGCTGTGGCTCGTAGTTCGGTGGCAGCAGCAGCGTGGCGGTCAGCTCCACGCCGTCGGCGCGCTTGTAGCGGATCTGCTCCTTCTTCACATCCTTGAGCTGCGGGGTCGGATGGGGGAAGCTGGTGAGCGTCATGAGCTGCGCATCAGCCGCTTTCGCCAGGTCGCGTACGTAGTAGTTGGGGCGTTCGGTCGGTGACTCGCGCGTGGTCAGCACGCGCGTGCCGTCATCGGACAGCAGCGCGACCAGGTTTTCGTAGTATGGCGCGCTGCTCTGGAACAGGCGCTCCTTCTTTTTCGTGACCAGGCTATAGCGGTCCAGGAACGGACGGTCGCCTTCCGGCGACGCGCCGGCGCCGCGCAGCAGCACGGTCTGGTCAGGGCCGAGCACCAGGCGCGGGTTGCCGGCAGCATCGGGCCTGGTGGCGGGCAGGCCCGGGTTGTTGTAGCGGTCTTCCGACGAATAGGCAAACACCTGTTCCGGCGCGCTGCCCGG
This region of Massilia sp. PAMC28688 genomic DNA includes:
- a CDS encoding translocation/assembly module TamB domain-containing protein, with protein sequence MNDATTADTPDQAPEGAPHQRRWPRRLAIGLAITGALAAAGYWYLGRESTLQMLVQRVADASGGSVTVTGVSGSLYGAMHMDKVVFKSPTQLITAENLDIDWSPLQYFSKGIAVNKLHVMSLRLDTLKESEKATMPVSLEAPFKLDLNDARINKVTTTNQGASTVIADVRFNLSGGKQKWTLENGSAITPWGYAKAEGSIGAQRPFKLDAKASLTQLVPKGQDAAQVNMQVTGDLETTQVVASGRSGRATGDARLTLSPYSDIPLRAMAINGQNLDPGFFNPNLPTADLTVNIAARVDDKRNVKGSVNIVNQGPVGTIDKDLLPLRAMRGDLSGDLSALKIDGAVIDFGEAGKFTGGGNIVPTPDDKSPPTARFALHTDRLNLKQLHSRMKATAIAGDLSLTSVNETQTFSAKLVEDGMRLVAEATLADNILKIANATVTAGSSTVSLAGNASLADQREFKVTASADNFNPANFGDYPAADINAVVNANGFLAPEWRLAADFALRPSRLFGQALSGKGKFNANAQHIDNVQATLALGNNSADIRGAFGLPGEKLLWRVEGRQLGALRDNMYGTLVAKGAVTGTMAMPRTSFEVDASGLGWAPLAKAASAGTLRASGDAWLTAPAKDGSRSVEVKATGAANRFNPAAFGAFLPGSINATFSGAGTLAKDWRGNLNVALQPSTLGTAPLDGHARLTANSRHVTNADIDLRLGVNSAVAKGSFGAPGDALTFRIDAPQLSALGPGFGGAMRGAGTLSGSMDAPSVNATLDGQNLKFFGQHSIGSIKASANVGSGRGAADPLVTDIVITDYAMGERRIDAARLQSSGTRGAHTISFSGRNAAGEASGEVRGGLNGNVWKGTIAALQNKGRYAFTLRSPVPVRIAGAPGSGLMGLMSPASLSVGNAVIALPAGSINLASLEKSAGRWTSKGSASGVPLNYLAQFSPAMRENLTGDLTIGADWAFDMRAPVAKGAAPALSGSFHVFREKGDLIVGNEVPVVLDLRTLDLRADVVGGALRTQLRFDGAKAGQATVDATTTLVRGRLNNASPMRMTVNADMTSVAWMAPLAGQPGLELGGSLKMALTGGGTIGNPTLNGTINGDNLAVRWAEQGVKLRNGQLRAQLAGDQLLLQRLAFDGVQGTATADGNVRFSGGEATMQLKLVADKLEILSRPDRTLVITGQSTLLRNAQRFSLEGKFRADRALIELAPQDRPTLSDDVIVLGRTAKATKVDQTPAIETMPLALDMQLDLGDYFRLRGMGINAELTGQVHLRGTAEAPRANGTIRVVSGTYKAYGQNLTIERGVLTFSGRVDNPALNILAVRRRPDSEPLSETNVQAGVEVHGTALSPVAKLVSTPNVSDSEKLSWLVLGHGMEGISGNEKSVLTAAAGALLGGKGGGFQSRLANSLGVDELGLSSADGLESTVVTVGKRLSSRAYLSFEQGATSASSLVKLRYKLTPKITLQFQTGTNTALDILYTWAYD